In Chlamydia serpentis, the following are encoded in one genomic region:
- the garD gene encoding inclusion membrane protein GarD codes for MSYSFDSNLAITSSIKQVRETLLFLSSKERFVRYESTVESIHSFLLEGTQPSVFFIDDLETASNLEDHELTVYFSISLKTILGRFLEKILTVSSSSFLLAADSEATLDLILFRIFGCLIFTILTVVLGPTLGVVFYCAYKIYQVTKKISFLSKNRTQVTNSLNRSDTTLNRAGTITAASASESIIKSCKAFRQSTLTFLALGLIATIALAALVVGIVFSILFVGPAAASVMTSAMIGCCAGGGGGILLSILGFLIASVYSVRKRKEAAAYMHTALLQAMVADLVMQSPHPSISSGVKQVLSKCIGRYQEFFTNEEYEELMRMSFSGLPPPPSYNSLSGLPPPPAYRSLFNEDGTPLLHSYDAFNCCHEFLRSPYTEETIPSSPPPPYS; via the coding sequence ATGAGCTATTCCTTTGATTCCAATTTAGCAATAACTTCATCTATTAAACAAGTACGTGAGACTTTGTTGTTTTTAAGTAGTAAAGAGAGATTTGTTCGTTACGAATCTACAGTTGAATCAATTCATTCGTTTCTATTGGAAGGAACTCAGCCAAGTGTATTTTTTATAGATGATTTAGAAACTGCTAGCAATCTAGAAGATCACGAGCTTACCGTCTATTTTAGTATAAGCTTGAAGACAATTTTGGGTCGTTTTTTAGAGAAAATATTAACAGTGAGTTCCTCTTCTTTCCTATTAGCTGCTGATTCTGAGGCTACTCTTGATCTTATCCTTTTTAGGATATTTGGGTGTTTAATTTTTACGATTCTGACTGTTGTACTAGGACCTACATTGGGTGTTGTATTTTACTGTGCATATAAAATTTATCAAGTTACAAAGAAAATATCTTTTTTATCAAAAAACCGAACTCAGGTAACTAATTCCTTAAATAGATCAGATACAACCTTGAATCGTGCAGGAACTATAACTGCAGCTTCGGCTTCAGAATCCATAATTAAATCTTGTAAAGCTTTTAGACAATCCACACTGACTTTTTTAGCTCTTGGTTTGATAGCCACAATAGCTCTAGCAGCCTTAGTAGTAGGTATTGTTTTTTCTATACTTTTTGTTGGTCCTGCGGCTGCCTCTGTAATGACTTCAGCAATGATAGGCTGCTGCGCTGGAGGGGGAGGTGGCATCCTTCTTTCTATCTTAGGCTTTTTGATTGCCTCAGTATATAGTGTGCGAAAGAGAAAAGAAGCAGCTGCCTATATGCATACCGCACTACTGCAGGCTATGGTTGCCGACTTAGTTATGCAGAGCCCACATCCTTCAATCAGTTCAGGAGTTAAGCAAGTACTTTCTAAATGTATAGGACGTTATCAAGAGTTCTTTACTAATGAAGAATATGAGGAGTTAATGCGCATGTCATTCAGTGGTCTGCCGCCACCACCCAGTTACAATTCTCTTAGTGGTCTACCACCACCACCGGCTTATAGATCTCTATTTAACGAGGATGGTACTCCTCTTTTACATTCTTACGATGCTTTCAACTGCTGTCATGAGTTCCTGCGTTCTCCATATACTGAAGAAACTATCCCTTCTTCTCCACCGCCGCCCTATTCCTAA